Proteins encoded by one window of Vitis riparia cultivar Riparia Gloire de Montpellier isolate 1030 chromosome 11, EGFV_Vit.rip_1.0, whole genome shotgun sequence:
- the LOC117925313 gene encoding probable inositol oxygenase: MTILIDQPELGSQPEKLYSETIELVLDGGFPVPKDGFMAPEINSFGNSFRDYDAESERQKTVEEFYRINHINQTYDFVKKMREAYGKLDRVEMSIWECCELLNDVIDDSDPDLDEPQIEHLLQTAEAIRKDYPNEDWLHLTGLIHDLGKVLLHPSFGELPQWAVVGDTFPVGCAFDEANVHHKYFKENPDYNNPHYSTKNGIYSEGCGLDNVMISWGHDDYMYLVAKENKSTLPPAALFIIRYHSFYPLHRYGAYKHLMNEEDVENLKWLHIFNKYDLYSKSKVRIDVEKVKPYYLSLIEKYFPAKLRW; encoded by the exons ATGACTATCCTCATTGACCAGCCTGAGCTAG GGTCACAACCGGAGAAGCTTTACTCTGAGACCATTGAGTTGGTGTTGGACGGCGGATTTCCGGTGCCGAAAGATGGGTTTATGGCGCCTGAGATCAATTCGTTTGGGAACTCATTCAg GGATTATGATGCGGAGAGCGAGAGGCAGAAGACCGTGGAGGAGTTCTATAGAATAAACCACATTAACCAGACATATGATTTT GTGAAGAAGATGAGAGAGGCGTATGGGAAATTGGACAGGGTAGAGATGAGCATATGGGAATGCTGTGAGCTTCTCAATGATGTTATAGATGATAGTGATCCTGACTTGGATGAGCCTCAGATTGAGCACTTGTTGCAGACTGCTGAAGCCATCAGGAAAGACTATCCCAATGAAGATTGGCTCCACTTGACTGGCCTTATTCATG ATCTTGGAAAGGTCCTGCTTCATCCTAGCTTTGGAGAGCTTCCTCAATGGGCTGTTGTTG GTGACACCTTCCCTGTTGGGTGTGCTTTTGACGAGGCCAATGTCCATCACAAG TATTTCAAGGAAAACCCAGATTACAACAACCCTCATTACAGCACCAAGAATGGAATTTACTCTGAAGGGTGTGGTCTAGACAATGTAATGATATCTTGGGGACATGATGACTACATGTACTTG GTAGCCAAGGAAAATAAATCAACTCTACCTCCAGCAGCATTGTTTATCATCAGATACCATTCCTTCTATC CTCTACACAGATATGGAGCATACAAACACCTAATGAATGAAGAGGATGTTGAGAATTTGAAGTGGCTTCATATATTCAA CAAGTATGATCTCTACAGTAAGAGCAAGGTTAGAATTGATGTTGAAAAGGTCAAGCCATACTATCTCTCCCTCATTGAAAAG TATTTCCCTGCAAAGCTCAGATGGTGA